Part of the Caminicella sporogenes DSM 14501 genome is shown below.
TCTTCTTCAGTCATTTTTTCAACTTTAACATTCTCCATTAAATGCTCAAGATTTTCTTTTGCATTATAAAGTCTATCCAAAGCATTTTTAGACTGTTTCATTAAATCTCTACTAAAATTTATTGGATTTCTATAATGAGCCGATAATAGAAAAAATCTAACAACTTCTGGTTCAAATTCAGTTATTATATCTCTAACTGTAAAAAAGTTTCCCTTAGATTTAGACATTTTTTCATTGTTGATAGTAATATAACCATTATGAACCCAATATCTTGCAAAAGGCTTTCCTGAATAAGCTTCACTCTGTGCAATCTCATTTTCATGATGTGGAAAAATAAGGTCCTGACCTCCTGCATGAATATCAATAGTTTCACCTAAATATTTAGTAGACATTACAGAACATTCTATATGCCAACCGGGTCTGCCTTTTCCCCATGGACTATCCCATCCGGGTTCACCGGGTTTTTGTTTTTTCCAAAGCGCAAAGTCCATGGGATTTTTTTTAATTTCATTTACTTCAATTCTCGCACCAGCTTCAAGTTCTTCAATACTTTGTTTAGAAAGTTTTCCATAATCTTTAAACTTTGTTGTATCATAATAAACATCACCTTGGGTTTCATAAGCAAAACCTTTATCTATTAATTTTTGAATAAACTCTATTATTTCCTGTATATTTTCTGTCACCTTTGGATGAACTGTAGCTCTTTTTATTCCTAATGCATCTGCGTCTTTAAAGTATTCTTTTATAAATCTTTCACTTATTTCCTTGGAATCCACGCCTTCTTCATTTGCTTTTTTAATTATTTTGTCATCTACATCTGTAAAATTTTGAACATAAATCACTTTATAGCCTCTATATTCCAAATATCTCCTTAATGTATCAAATACTACAAAAGGTCTTGCATTACCAATATGAAAATAATTATAAACAGTTGGTCCACAAACATACATTTTCACTTCGCCCGGAACCATTGATACAAATTCTTCTTTTTTTCTTGTTAGTGTATTAAATAGTTTCATTTTATCCTCTCCTCTCTTTCTATGAGAATTTTTTCAAGTTTTGCAATTCTCTTCCTCAAACATTCTAATTCTTCTGCCACAGGGTCAGG
Proteins encoded:
- the cysS gene encoding cysteine--tRNA ligase, coding for MKLFNTLTRKKEEFVSMVPGEVKMYVCGPTVYNYFHIGNARPFVVFDTLRRYLEYRGYKVIYVQNFTDVDDKIIKKANEEGVDSKEISERFIKEYFKDADALGIKRATVHPKVTENIQEIIEFIQKLIDKGFAYETQGDVYYDTTKFKDYGKLSKQSIEELEAGARIEVNEIKKNPMDFALWKKQKPGEPGWDSPWGKGRPGWHIECSVMSTKYLGETIDIHAGGQDLIFPHHENEIAQSEAYSGKPFARYWVHNGYITINNEKMSKSKGNFFTVRDIITEFEPEVVRFFLLSAHYRNPINFSRDLMKQSKNALDRLYNAKENLEHLMENVKVEKMTEEEISIFEGFKKYKDKFIKAMDDDLNTADAIAAIFELVKEINTKISGESSKEIVQKSYELLKELTGVLGFLSKEKELLDEEIQKLIEERQKARKEKNYALADKIRDDLRAKGIILEDTPQGVKWRRM